In Nitrospirota bacterium, the DNA window TTGCCAGCACCGATGTGACGGTGGTGGATCAACAGCCGATTTCAGAGACGATGAGCACCATTACCGTTTTTGGACGTGACGGATCAACCCGTCGTATTCGAATTGACGGATTAAAAATTCAAGGTGCGCGTGGCGGAAGCGGTGTCCATGTGAATGCTTACGCCAGCAATACGATTGTCAGCAACAATCTGATTCAAAATAATATGGGATCCCTCCTCACTTCTGGCGGGGGAGTCTCTCTCGGATTTCCGAACTTCGGTAGTAACGTCATCAGCAATCCCCGCATCCACCATAACAAGATTATCAGTAACGGTGGAACGCAGGACGGGAGCGGTGTTGCGGTCTACGATGGTGTCGGTCCTTACCAGGTCGACCATAATCTGATCTGCGACAACGGATCGATGGTCAATGGAGGAGGTATTGCGCACTTCGGGACCAATCCTTCGACGTCTGCCGGATCGATCGACCACAACGACATTCTCTTCAACTGGGACAATCTCGCAGGGGCTGGAATTGCGTTGGAAGGTCCGCCCAATGCGAATGTGACCCTGCCGTCTGTCGGAACCGGTCCGGTCTTGATTGATACCAACCGGATCTACGGGAACTTTGCCACACAGGATGGCGGTGGTATATCCGTTCGATATGTCAATAACAGCAGTATTCGAATTCAGAATAATATGATTACCAATAACATGACCTCAGACGCGGCGGGAGCCTTGTCGGTGCGTGACGCGGCCAATCTCGTGGTGATCAACAACACGATTGCCAATAACAATGCCACGGCATCCACCAATATCCTGATCCCCGGCAAGCAGGCGGGTGGTATCACGATCTATCCCAATACCCTGCCGTTCCAGAATAATGTGATCAGGGCCAATTCGCCCACGGTGAGCGATATCCATCTTTACAACAATATCATGTGGGGTAATGATGCCTATCAGTGGAATGTGGCGGGGAGAGTGCTGGCAGATGTCGGACCAATCGATCTTGACGTCTACGGGGTTCCCGGTGCGACATTAACCCATGTCGAGGACAACCTCTTTACAGCAAGTGCTGTGACCGCAACCATCTCTAATACGAGCAACCAGTTTGGGGCGAATCCGGCATTTGTTTCGTCCGTTGCGAATGCGGTGACCGGTCAATATGTCCCTGCGCAAGGGGATGTGATCAGTCAGGTGATTGTCCATTACCTTCCGCTTACGGTCTCAGGGGATTATCATGTTCAGACGACTTCGCCGGCACTTGAATATGGCGGCAGAACGTTTGAAGCGGGAAGAATCTCCGCGCCGACCACTGATTTTGACGGTCAGGCCCGTCCGATCGATAACTGCATTGATTCCGGCGCCGACGAGACCCAGGCTGTAACGGTATGCGTCGTACATCCAGATCTTGTTGTGAGTGCCTTATCAGCGGTGATTGGAATCGTTCAGCCAGGCGGAACATTGCTGGTGACCAATTCCGTGACGAATCAGGGCAATGGAAGTGCGGGGGCTTCGACACTGGCCTTTCATCTCTCGAAGAACAGCATTTATGGGGATGTGGACGATGTGACTTCTCCGACGACAAGGGCGATTGCCGCTCTGTTAGCCGGAGCGTCAAATAACGCCTTGGCCACAGCGGTGACCATTCCAGCCAATACACCCCTTGGAACCTATTACCTCTGTGCGATGGCAGATAGTACCCTGGCGGTTGCCGAATCGGACGAGGGTAACAACTCATTCTGCACAACCTCTACGATAGAGGTGGTCCAGGCCGATCTGATCGTGAGTACGATGGGCACCCTCTCGAAGACATCAATCTCCCGTGCGGGTAGCAGTACTGTCCGGACCTTTACGGTGCAAAATGCCGTCCAGAATGCTGGAAATCTGCTGGCCGGACCAAACGTTCTAGGGTTCGTCTTGTCGACTAACCCGAACTATACCGGGACCGGAAGCAGTGTTGCCCTCTCGGGAACCCGGACGATTTTCTTGCTTGGCGCAGGGGCCTCGAGTCCTGGGACCGGAACGACGACCTCCCCGAATCTTACGGTGGGGACGACCACGCCAACCGGTACTTACTATGTCTGCGGAAAGGCGGATATTAACAATAACGTGAGTGAATCGAATGAAGGCAATAACTGGAAATGCACAGCGTCTACGTTAACGATCACGCCATAACAGATCGGTAAAGTAGCAACAGCTGAATACTTGAGGGGGTGGCGCACAAAGGTGCGCCGCCCCTTTTCTTTGGTTGACAACCTGGAAAGAAAAAGTACACTTAAAGACAATGAAAAGAAATATTTTAGGATTCTTACTATACGGTATCTTCGTCATTTCCTGCTCTTCCTTGCAAGCGCCGCATGATTTGGTAGAAGATCAACCTGCCGGTCACATCGGTCATCAGTCTCATTCTGACGCCCGCACTCCGGTAAAGCAGGGTGACTTGTCCGTCGTTACGGGCCAGGAAGATTTGATAAAAACTTATGGCATAAAAGTTGAAACGCTTCGGTTGACTTCGGCCGGCATGATGCTCGACCTTCGATACCGGGTGGTCAATCCAAAACTGGCGACGGCGGTGACTCAAACCTCTTCGCCGGTTGAAATCAAAGTCATAGACCAGGCGACCGGCCATGCACTGGGCGTCGACAAAACCAACGCAGGATGGTATCGATCGAGATCAAAGAGAATTCAACCCAACCGGATTTTCTTTGTCATTCTCGACAATACGCATCAGGCGGTCAAGCAGGGTTCCGTTGTGGCCATTACTTTTGGTTCGATTAAAGTTCAGGGATGGAGGGTGGAATGAACAGATTATCTTGCCGGGCACTTTTTGTTTTTTTGACTGTCATTTGTCTTTCCGGATCAGGCTGTGCCGCGCCGTTGCACAATGTTCTATCGAAAGACTTGCAAAACGAGATCAATTTAAAGCCTTCCGGTCAGAAAATACCGGTCATTCTGATTTTTGACACCGCGAAAACGAGCCCCTATTTGTCGCGCGACGAGATGAACCGGAATTTAAAGGAACATGCTCGTGTATCGCAAAAGGAGACGATTGACCTTTTGATTCAAAAAAAGAAAAATGGAGAGGCGGAGTCGGTTCGCTCTTACTGGATTGACAATTCCATTTCTCTGAAGGCCACGCCCGCCTTGATTCGGGAACTGGCACAAAAAAAAGAGATTGTCAGCATTGTTCGTGATCAACCCGCATCACTCTCGAAAAAAGAAGTAAAATCTGTTCCCGTTAAAAAAACCCGAGAGGAGAGTCATGAAAAATAAAATCCTTTTCAGCTTCATGGTTGCAGTTTTCGTTTTCTTGTTTTTATTTGTAAACTCTTCACAAATCTTGGCCGCCAAGGACCCATCTGAAAAGAGCGAAAAGAAAGAAATGGAGGAAAGCCATCTGACTCCTCTGCTCAAAGAGCTCGTCAAAAAAACGAAAGAAAAGGATAAAAAGATTCCGATCATCATCACCTTCAAAAGCGATCCGATCAGGACGCACGGTTTTGGACAGCGGTTGAACCGGCAAGAGATTGAAAACGAGCTTAAGAAACAGGCGAATGACTCTCAGTCCGTGGTGTTGAAATATTTAAAGGGGAAGGAGCAGGCGAAAAGAGTTGAGAATATCCATTCGTCCTGGCTAAACAACAGTATTTCGGTCAAAGCGACGAAGGATGTGATTCAAGAGCTTGGAAAAAGAGAAGATCTCGATGAAATCGTTCTGGATAGACCAGTGGAGATTCAACAAAAGAAACATAAAAAAGTAAAAATGGATCAGAATAAAAGCAAGGAAACCGCCGAATAGTCCGTTCAAGGAGCGCGCTTTTATCGCATTTGACACACTAAAAATCTCTGTTACTCTTTATTGAATAGGAAATGACCTATACAATAAAGGAGATTTAAATGAAAACTATTTTAGGTGGATTCTTAATCCTGTTTCTGATGGGCTTTTCATCGCAGACTTATTCAGCGGAAAAAAAAGAAGATAACTCAAAAGGGTCGCAATCCGACTTGTTGAAAAGTGCGCCGCCTCTTTTTCAGTCCGTGATGAAGGAAAAAGAGGACGATTCCCGGGATAAAAAGAGTGATTCCGCAGCGGATGGAGATATTAACAAGTCCGATTCCCATGGCGAAACCCCGCTGATCCTGGAGTCCTTATTTGGACATGAATCCGTCGTGAAGTTACTTCTTGAAAATGGAGCTAATGTCAATCTGGCGGATCACAACGGCGAAACAGCACTGATTGCGGCCTGCCTGAATGGCACAGAATCCATTGTCAGACTACTTCTTGATCATGATGCAAAGGTGAATGCCCAGGACCACAATGGTGTTACGGCTCTGATGTATGCGTCGGCCCTCGGTCGTGACGAGATTGTGAAGACTCTGATCCGTCACGGGGCCCATGTCAATCTCAAGAACCGGTTTGGAGAAGACGCCCATCATGTGGCCGCGTCACATCATCATCCGGAGATTGAAAAAATTCTCAAGGAAGCCGAAGACCGGCGGTAATCAGCTCGCGTTAACGGGGATCGGATTCTCCTGGAGGTTTTGCGGCATCAGACATTTTGTCTGACTTGTGATTCAATGGATGTCCATGCTGTCAAAAAGGCTGTTAGAGGAGTCAGAATCCCCGTGAAGCATCTTGGTTTTGTCCTTGCGGTTATCGTGGGGCTCTTTATCTGGTTCCCTTCGTTGAAGGGAGGTACCATCTCGACTGAAGTCCAACGACAAATCGATTCTGCTTCTCCCTCAGATCATCTCAAAGTCATCGTCCAAATTCTTGACAATTCACCCCTCACTTCTTTTTCCCTTGAAGGAAAATCAAAACGCGAACGGCACGAAACGATCGCTCGTACGCTTAAGAGGAACGCGGATGACTCCCAAAAATCTCTTAAAAAGACCCTTGAGGGGCATCGAAAAGCCGGAAAGGCCCAAAACATACGTCCCTTCTGGATTGTCAACGCGATTGCATTGGAAGCGACTCCTGAAGCCATTAGAGATATTGTTTTGAAACATGCCAACATCGATATTCTTTCTGATCGACCGGTTTATGCCATGACCGGTGGAAGAGCTTCGACGGCCGGTACCCGTGGATGGAATATCGACAAGATCAATGCTCCCGCACTCTGGGCGAAAGGGTATACAGGTCAAGATGTGGTGGTCGCAACACTCGACACCGGAGTGGACGTGACCCACCCTGATCTGGCACCGACTTACCGGGGTGGGAGCGATAGTTGGCACGACACTTTTGGTGTTTACCCTTTTCCTGTCGATAGTGCCGGCCCAACATTCACCGGACACGGAACTGGAGTGATGAGCCTGATTGTGGGAAGGAATGCTTCTCTAAACAGCGGATTGGGTCCCGGAGGACCCGTGGGTGTTTCCCCTGACACGCAATGGATTGCAGGTAAAATTTTTGACGACAGCGGAGCAGGCAGCACTTCTACTATTCTTGATGCCCTGGACTGGGTGGCTGATCCGGATCGAAATTTAAATACATCTGATGCTCCGGAAATTGTAAATGGTTCGTTTGGAATTGATGAGGCGAGTTGTGACACGACCTTTCAAACGGCGATCTTGCATTTATATTCAATGGGAATGATGCCAGTATTTGCGGCGGGGAATGGAACTGTACCTGCCGTTCCTGCTGACTACGTCAGATCAATCGCCGTGGGGTCATCAAATTCTTTAGATTCCGTTATTTCGAACAGCAATGGTCCTCCTCTCTGTTCGACCAGTCCGCCCAAATTATATTTCCCTGATTTGGTTGCGCCGGGTGAAAATGTTTGGATCGCCATTCCGGGAATCGGAACTTATCCAAATAGCTCTTATTACGATACCGGAATTGGAACTTCTTTCGCTGCCCCGCATGTTGCAGGCGCGGCGGCTCTATTGTTAAGCGCTTTTCCAGATTTATCGGTTGACAATATTGTGACGGCGTTAACCAGCAGCGCGACTTTTTCTACCGCCCCAAACAACGTTCATGGATATGGTCGTATAGATGTCGATGCGGCATTTAATTATTTGCTTCAAACGAATGTTCCGCGCCCACCTGCGGTTTCGATTCAGACTCTTTCCGGCGGTTTTCAGCTTACCTGGGGAGCATCACCGACCACATCAGTGACTTATACGGTCTATAGGGACGGTGCTGCATTGACGTCCGGTCTGAGTCTGACGAATTATCTTGATGGAGGCGTCCTTTCCTCAACCAGTAGTTCCTACAGCTATTCGGTTTCAGCATCAGTCGGTCCAATAACGAGTCAGCCGACAAAAGGGATGCTGGGTAATATCTATCAGGGGAACGGGTTGACGATCGACCGGATCGATGGATTTGACCTGGCTTATCTCATTGATTTGATAGGTACGACCTCTTCCGATTTGAATTGGGATGCCGCCGCCGACTTAAATGGAGACGGTGTCATCGATAATGCGGATCTTGCGATCTTGACCACCCATTTTGGGCAGGTGATGAAATGAAGATTGCGTTTTTGAGAGTTGTGGTTTACATTGGGATCCTGTCCGGTTTATTTACACTGGCAGGATGTGGCGGAGGAGGGAGTTCCTCTTCTCCACCTCCTTGCACGATCTGTTTTACATCGGCATCGGGCTCAGGGAATAATCTTTTTACTTTGAGCCTCAATGGCGCTTCGACTTCATCCACCGCGGTATTTGACTTGAACCTGAGCGGACTCAATACAAATATGGCCAATGGCATTTCGGCCGATTTAACTTTTGATTCGTCGTGGATGACTTTTGCTTCCTTTACACCCGATACCGGGACCAACGGTATTTCCCATGGAGTCCTGTCCGTTCTTGAAAGCGATCCCAATACTCTGGTGATCGGTCTCTACAAATTCAAAGGGACTCCGGCTCATCTTGGTACCTTGACCTTTAATTTGACGTCAACGGGAAGAACCGCAACACTCGCATTTTCTCCCGCCACGACTTATATCGGATCTGCAGCGCACCTCCTTCCGTCCCCGCACCTTATGGCGCTCGGCGGAGTACTGAAGAATTGAATATTAATATTATGTTATGCTAGTATTAACGACATGGCTAAAATCATTACAGCTCAAAAAGCTTCAACAACGTTAAAAATCGGGCTTCTCTCAAACCAAAAAGGGAGAGTCCATCTTAAGTCCTATATGATTGAGCTCTTCAAGATTCTCAAGAGCAGGGGAGTTCATGAAGAGATCATTGTGCCAGACGAGGAGATGGTGAATATCTCCTCCATATCCGTCGCCTGCGATACCTATCTCCTGGCTCCAGGGGATGAGCTGGCCCTCTCGTTCGCGGGCATTCTCCACGACAAAGGGGCGAGAATATTAAATAGCTTTCCTGCCTCTTCCATTGCCCATGACAAAATTCGGTCGACCTTTAAACTCCAGGAAGCGGGTCTTCCTGTTCCCGCCAGTTTCATAACCGGCAATCTTCGCAATCTACCCAATGCTGAAGCCAAAGAAAGAATCATGATTAAACCGCATCGTGAATCTTACGACAAAAGAAGCCAGGTGGTCTATACGGGGCCGGATTCCGAATTCGTCTTTCCCGAGGCGCATTTTGCACAGGAATTTCTCACTTCGTTTCTTGAAAGTATCAAGGCCTATGTCATTGGAGAGGAACTTTTTGCGGTGAAACGGTTTTATACAGGAGAAGGGAATAAGGCCGTGGAAACCAGTTCGATCCGATATGATCCAACCAGTGAAGAAAAGAGAATTATTTTTACCTGCGGGA includes these proteins:
- a CDS encoding protease inhibitor I9 family protein, with the protein product MKNKILFSFMVAVFVFLFLFVNSSQILAAKDPSEKSEKKEMEESHLTPLLKELVKKTKEKDKKIPIIITFKSDPIRTHGFGQRLNRQEIENELKKQANDSQSVVLKYLKGKEQAKRVENIHSSWLNNSISVKATKDVIQELGKREDLDEIVLDRPVEIQQKKHKKVKMDQNKSKETAE
- a CDS encoding ankyrin repeat domain-containing protein; its protein translation is MKTILGGFLILFLMGFSSQTYSAEKKEDNSKGSQSDLLKSAPPLFQSVMKEKEDDSRDKKSDSAADGDINKSDSHGETPLILESLFGHESVVKLLLENGANVNLADHNGETALIAACLNGTESIVRLLLDHDAKVNAQDHNGVTALMYASALGRDEIVKTLIRHGAHVNLKNRFGEDAHHVAASHHHPEIEKILKEAEDRR
- a CDS encoding S8 family serine peptidase; protein product: MKHLGFVLAVIVGLFIWFPSLKGGTISTEVQRQIDSASPSDHLKVIVQILDNSPLTSFSLEGKSKRERHETIARTLKRNADDSQKSLKKTLEGHRKAGKAQNIRPFWIVNAIALEATPEAIRDIVLKHANIDILSDRPVYAMTGGRASTAGTRGWNIDKINAPALWAKGYTGQDVVVATLDTGVDVTHPDLAPTYRGGSDSWHDTFGVYPFPVDSAGPTFTGHGTGVMSLIVGRNASLNSGLGPGGPVGVSPDTQWIAGKIFDDSGAGSTSTILDALDWVADPDRNLNTSDAPEIVNGSFGIDEASCDTTFQTAILHLYSMGMMPVFAAGNGTVPAVPADYVRSIAVGSSNSLDSVISNSNGPPLCSTSPPKLYFPDLVAPGENVWIAIPGIGTYPNSSYYDTGIGTSFAAPHVAGAAALLLSAFPDLSVDNIVTALTSSATFSTAPNNVHGYGRIDVDAAFNYLLQTNVPRPPAVSIQTLSGGFQLTWGASPTTSVTYTVYRDGAALTSGLSLTNYLDGGVLSSTSSSYSYSVSASVGPITSQPTKGMLGNIYQGNGLTIDRIDGFDLAYLIDLIGTTSSDLNWDAAADLNGDGVIDNADLAILTTHFGQVMK